The following proteins are co-located in the Microbacterium sp. SORGH_AS_0888 genome:
- a CDS encoding quinone-dependent dihydroorotate dehydrogenase translates to MYPLLFRTVLTRMDPETAHHAAVVVIRAIGVPPFSWLARALCRPDPALRTRALGLTFESPFGVAAGFDKDVRAAAGLHALGFGHVEVGTVTAIPQDGNPRPRLFRLVPDRAVVNRMGFNNRGAQAAARRLERLRRRRHRPVIGVNIGKSRVVDVADATADYVRSAELLAPLADYLVVNVSSPNTPGLRGLQAVETLRPLLQEVRDASGATPLLVKFAPDLPDDEIAAVATLAVELGLAGVIATNTTISREGLRTDPAVVAAAGEGGLSGAPLRARSLEALRIVREVVPEDFCVISAGGVETGADVAERLEAGATLVQGYTAFLYRGPLWARQVSRGLVARRRG, encoded by the coding sequence ATGTATCCGCTGCTGTTCCGCACCGTTCTCACGCGCATGGACCCCGAGACCGCGCACCATGCGGCCGTGGTCGTCATCCGGGCGATCGGGGTGCCGCCGTTCTCGTGGCTCGCTCGTGCGCTCTGCCGCCCCGACCCGGCGCTGCGCACGCGAGCACTCGGGCTGACGTTCGAGTCCCCCTTCGGCGTCGCCGCCGGCTTCGACAAGGACGTCCGTGCCGCCGCCGGGCTCCATGCGCTCGGCTTCGGGCATGTGGAGGTCGGGACCGTCACCGCCATCCCGCAGGACGGCAACCCGCGTCCGCGCCTGTTCCGGCTCGTGCCGGACCGTGCGGTCGTCAACCGCATGGGCTTCAACAATCGCGGCGCCCAGGCGGCCGCCCGCCGACTCGAGCGGTTGCGGCGTCGTCGCCATCGGCCGGTCATCGGTGTCAACATCGGCAAGAGCCGCGTCGTCGACGTGGCCGATGCGACCGCAGACTACGTGCGCAGCGCCGAGCTGCTGGCACCGCTCGCGGACTATCTCGTGGTCAACGTCTCCTCGCCGAACACCCCGGGACTGCGGGGACTGCAGGCGGTCGAGACGCTCCGTCCGCTCCTGCAGGAGGTGCGCGACGCCTCGGGCGCCACCCCGCTGCTCGTGAAGTTCGCTCCCGACCTGCCCGACGACGAGATCGCCGCCGTCGCGACGCTCGCCGTGGAGCTGGGACTCGCGGGTGTCATCGCGACCAACACGACGATCTCGCGCGAGGGCCTGCGGACGGATCCTGCCGTGGTGGCCGCGGCGGGGGAGGGCGGGCTCTCCGGAGCGCCGCTGCGTGCGCGCTCGCTCGAGGCACTGCGCATCGTGCGCGAGGTCGTGCCCGAGGACTTCTGCGTGATCTCGGCCGGCGGGGTCGAGACCGGCGCGGACGTCGCGGAGCGGCTCGAGGCCGGGGCGACCCTCGTGCAGGGCTACACCGCTTTCCTCTACCGCGGCCCGCTCTGGGCGCGCCAGGTCAGCCGCGGCCTCGTGGCGCGCCGCCGGGGCTGA
- the erpA gene encoding iron-sulfur cluster insertion protein ErpA, producing the protein MTDTALSVDQTAREHGVLLTDAAADKVRSLLDQEGRDDLRLRVAVQPGGCSGLIYQLYFDERYLDGDKVADFEGVEVIVDDMSVPYLDGATIDFKDTISEQGFTIDNPNAQGSCACGDSFH; encoded by the coding sequence ATGACCGACACCGCACTCAGCGTCGACCAGACCGCGCGCGAGCACGGCGTGCTGCTGACGGATGCCGCCGCCGACAAGGTGCGCAGCCTGCTCGACCAGGAAGGCCGCGACGATCTGCGGCTGCGCGTGGCCGTTCAGCCCGGTGGCTGCAGCGGCCTGATCTACCAGCTCTACTTCGACGAGCGCTACCTCGACGGCGACAAGGTCGCCGATTTCGAGGGCGTCGAGGTCATCGTCGACGACATGAGCGTGCCGTACCTCGACGGCGCCACGATCGACTTCAAGGACACGATCTCGGAGCAGGGCTTCACGATCGACAACCCGAACGCGCAGGGCTCCTGCGCCTGCGGCGACAGCTTCCACTGA
- a CDS encoding NUDIX domain-containing protein, translating into MATPDFILELRRMVGTHPLTLTGVTAVIVRGDEILLGRRSDNGALTPVTGIVDPHEEPADAARREALEEAGVAIRVDRLAWVHQIPRVTYANGDQTDYLDLTFRCSWLSGEPYPADGEMTEVGWYPLADLSLVDDEMRARILSALGEAGPARFEGGR; encoded by the coding sequence ATGGCCACCCCCGATTTCATCCTGGAACTGCGCCGCATGGTCGGCACGCATCCCCTGACGCTGACGGGCGTCACCGCGGTGATCGTCCGCGGCGACGAGATCCTGCTGGGACGACGCAGCGACAACGGCGCGCTGACGCCCGTCACCGGCATCGTGGATCCCCATGAGGAGCCGGCGGACGCGGCGCGGCGCGAGGCCCTCGAGGAGGCCGGCGTCGCGATCCGCGTCGACCGTCTCGCCTGGGTGCACCAGATCCCGCGGGTGACCTACGCCAACGGCGACCAGACCGACTATCTCGACCTCACGTTCCGGTGCAGCTGGCTCTCCGGCGAGCCCTATCCGGCGGACGGCGAGATGACCGAGGTCGGCTGGTACCCGCTCGCCGATCTGTCGCTCGTGGACGACGAGATGCGCGCCCGCATCCTCTCCGCGCTCGGGGAGGCGGGGCCCGCCCGTTTCGAAGGCGGTCGCTGA
- the hisD gene encoding histidinol dehydrogenase, whose protein sequence is MLRTLDLRGRTFSAAELLAAVPRAETARSAALTAAADIVHDVAERGEAALREQAERFDRVSGHDIRVPDEHLAEALESLDPRVRAALEEAIVRVRAASAAQVPPAVTTELAPGARVVQRWQPVRRVGVYVPGGKAVYPSSVVMNVVPAQVAGVEVVALASPPQADKGGRVHPVILAAARLLGVTEVYAMGGAGAIAAFAHGVTELGLDPVDVVTGPGNNFVAAAKRAVAGLVGTDAEAGATEILIVADDSADPRLVAADLISQAEHDEQASAVLVTDSEGLAAAVVAETVDLAARTRHAERVAAALAGPQSAVVLVDDLAQATAFSNAYAPEHLELHLADPRPEEFVNAGAVFVGENSPVSLGDYLAGSNHVLPTGGQARYASGLSAATFLRPQQVIAYDRAALAEVRERIVLLADTEALPAHGEAVEARFEERAGRDA, encoded by the coding sequence ATGCTGCGCACACTCGACCTCCGCGGCCGCACCTTCTCCGCGGCCGAGCTGCTGGCTGCCGTCCCCCGCGCCGAGACCGCGCGTTCAGCCGCGCTGACGGCGGCCGCCGACATCGTCCACGACGTCGCCGAGCGCGGCGAGGCGGCGCTGCGCGAGCAGGCGGAGCGCTTCGATCGCGTGAGCGGACACGACATCCGTGTGCCCGACGAGCACCTCGCCGAGGCGCTCGAGAGCCTCGACCCCCGGGTGCGCGCAGCTCTCGAGGAGGCGATCGTCCGGGTGCGGGCGGCCTCGGCCGCGCAGGTGCCCCCCGCCGTGACGACCGAGCTGGCGCCCGGGGCCCGCGTCGTGCAGCGGTGGCAGCCGGTGCGGCGCGTCGGGGTCTACGTGCCCGGCGGCAAGGCGGTCTATCCCTCGAGCGTCGTCATGAACGTCGTTCCCGCGCAGGTCGCGGGCGTCGAGGTCGTCGCGCTCGCGTCGCCGCCGCAGGCCGACAAGGGCGGTCGCGTGCACCCCGTGATCCTGGCAGCGGCTCGGCTGCTGGGGGTCACCGAGGTCTATGCCATGGGCGGCGCGGGCGCGATCGCCGCGTTCGCGCACGGCGTGACGGAGCTGGGCCTCGACCCCGTGGACGTCGTGACCGGCCCCGGAAACAACTTCGTCGCCGCCGCCAAGCGCGCCGTCGCGGGACTCGTGGGGACGGATGCCGAGGCCGGCGCGACCGAGATCCTCATCGTCGCCGACGACTCGGCCGACCCTCGCCTGGTCGCGGCCGACCTCATCAGCCAGGCCGAGCACGACGAGCAGGCCTCCGCGGTGCTCGTGACCGACTCCGAGGGGCTGGCCGCGGCCGTCGTCGCCGAGACGGTCGATCTCGCCGCGCGTACCCGGCACGCGGAGCGGGTGGCCGCGGCGCTGGCCGGACCGCAGTCCGCGGTCGTGCTCGTCGACGACCTCGCCCAGGCGACGGCGTTCAGCAACGCCTACGCGCCCGAGCACCTCGAGCTCCACCTCGCGGACCCCCGTCCCGAGGAGTTCGTCAACGCCGGCGCCGTGTTCGTCGGCGAGAACTCGCCCGTGAGCCTGGGCGACTACCTCGCCGGCAGCAATCACGTTCTTCCGACGGGGGGTCAGGCACGGTACGCCTCGGGCCTGTCTGCGGCGACGTTCCTCCGGCCGCAGCAGGTCATCGCCTACGACCGCGCCGCTCTCGCCGAGGTGCGCGAGCGCATCGTCCTGCTGGCCGACACGGAGGCGCTCCCGGCGCACGGGGAGGCCGTCGAGGCCCGGTTCGAGGAGCGCGCGGGGCGGGACGCGTAG
- the nrdR gene encoding transcriptional regulator NrdR has translation MHCPFCRHPDSRVIDSRTSDDGLSIRRRRQCPECGGRFSTIETASLNVIKRSGVIEPFSREKVMSGVRKACQGRPVTEADLAVLAQRVEEAVRQTGASQIDTNEIGLAILGPLRDLDEVAYLRFASVYQAFDSLEDFEASIAQLRLDHAARDATASASDDR, from the coding sequence ATGCACTGCCCCTTCTGCCGGCATCCCGACTCGCGTGTGATCGACTCGCGCACGAGCGACGACGGCCTCAGCATCCGTCGGCGTCGCCAGTGCCCGGAGTGCGGCGGACGGTTCTCGACGATCGAGACCGCGAGCCTCAACGTCATCAAGCGTTCCGGCGTCATCGAGCCGTTCAGCCGCGAGAAGGTCATGTCGGGGGTGCGGAAGGCCTGCCAGGGCCGTCCGGTCACCGAGGCCGACCTCGCCGTCCTCGCCCAGCGCGTCGAGGAGGCGGTGCGACAGACCGGTGCCTCCCAGATCGACACGAACGAGATCGGGCTCGCGATCCTGGGGCCGCTGCGTGACCTGGACGAGGTCGCCTACCTCCGCTTCGCGAGCGTCTACCAGGCGTTCGACTCGCTCGAGGACTTCGAGGCGTCCATCGCGCAGCTGCGGCTCGACCACGCCGCGCGCGACGCGACGGCCTCGGCCTCCGACGACCGATAG
- a CDS encoding RluA family pseudouridine synthase — MESRSVPVPDGLDGVRVDAALAKMLGFSRTFAAEVADAGGVEMDGRVMGRSDRLRAGGWLDVSWQPRREPEIVPMAVPDLGVVYHDDDIVVVDKPAGVAAHPSVGWEGPTVLGALAAGGFRIATTGAAERQGVVHRLDVGTSGLMVVAASERAYTALKRAFKEREVDKIYHAVVQGHPDPLAGTIDAPIGRHPSHSWKFAVVPDGKDSITHYETLEAFPGASLLEIHLETGRTHQIRVHMAAHRHPCVGDPLYGADPTLSARLGLSRQWLHAHELSFTHPGTGERVSFTSPYAPDLQHALEVLRGD; from the coding sequence ATGGAATCGCGTTCCGTCCCCGTCCCGGACGGCCTCGACGGCGTGCGCGTCGACGCGGCCCTGGCCAAGATGCTCGGCTTCTCGCGGACGTTCGCGGCGGAGGTGGCGGACGCCGGAGGCGTCGAGATGGACGGCCGGGTGATGGGGCGGTCCGACCGCCTGCGCGCCGGCGGCTGGCTCGATGTGTCCTGGCAGCCGCGTCGCGAGCCCGAGATCGTCCCGATGGCCGTGCCCGACCTCGGTGTCGTCTACCACGACGACGACATCGTGGTCGTGGACAAGCCCGCGGGCGTCGCAGCCCACCCCTCGGTGGGCTGGGAGGGGCCCACGGTCCTCGGAGCGCTGGCAGCCGGGGGCTTCCGGATCGCGACGACCGGCGCCGCCGAGCGGCAGGGCGTCGTGCACCGCCTCGACGTCGGCACGAGCGGGCTCATGGTCGTGGCCGCCAGCGAACGCGCCTACACGGCGCTCAAGCGGGCGTTCAAGGAGCGGGAGGTCGACAAGATCTACCACGCCGTCGTGCAGGGGCACCCGGATCCGCTCGCCGGCACGATCGACGCGCCGATCGGACGGCATCCCTCGCATTCGTGGAAGTTCGCCGTCGTGCCCGATGGCAAGGACTCGATCACGCACTACGAGACGCTCGAGGCGTTCCCGGGCGCGTCGCTGCTGGAGATCCACCTGGAGACCGGTCGCACGCACCAGATCCGCGTGCACATGGCCGCGCACCGGCATCCCTGCGTCGGCGACCCGTTGTACGGCGCCGACCCGACCCTGTCGGCGCGGCTCGGGCTCTCCCGACAGTGGCTGCACGCGCACGAGCTGTCCTTCACGCATCCGGGCACGGGTGAGCGGGTGAGCTTCACCTCGCCGTACGCGCCGGACCTGCAGCACGCGCTCGAGGTGTTGCGCGGCGACTGA
- the dnaE gene encoding DNA polymerase III subunit alpha has product MLDGAAKISAMTQAAAEYGMPAIAVTDHGNTFAAFEFYKAAQASGIKPIIGLEAYVTPGTHRSDKSRVAWGSPDQKSDDVSGSGAYTHMTMWSQDTAGMHNLFRLSSLSSMEGYYFKPRMDRELLQTYGKGLIATTGCPSGEVQTRLRLGQYDAARAAAAEFQDIFGKENYFAEIMDHGLSIERRVMTDLIRLAKDLDIPLVATNDSHYTHQHEADAHEALLCVQSGSTLDDPNRFKFDGDGYYIKTAAEMRQLFRDHPEACDNTLLIAERCEVEFNTSANYMPRFPVPDGETEDSWLIKEVEKGLHYRYPDGIPDRVRKQAEYETGIILQMGFPGYFLVVADFINWAKDNGIRVGPGRGSGAGSMVAYAMRITDLDPLEHGLIFERFLNPDRVSMPDFDVDFDDRRRGEVIDYVTEKYGSERVAQIVTYGTIKSKQALKDAGRVLGFPFSMGEKLTKAMPPAVMGKDMELGGMFNPEHPRYKEASEFRALIESDPEAKTVFDRALGLEGLKRQWGVHAAGVIMSSEPLLDIIPIMRREQDGQIVTQFDYPSCETLGLIKMDFLGLRNLTIISDALENIRSNRGEELDLEHLALDDRAAYDLLTRGDTLGVFQLDGGPMRSLLRLMRPDNFEDISAVIALYRPGPMGANSHINYALRKNGQQPITPIHPELEEPLRDILDTTYGLIIYQEQVMAIAQKVAGFSLGQADILRRAMGKKKKSELDKQYEGFSGGMKERGFGEGAIQALWDILLPFSDYAFNKAHSAAYGLVSYWTAYLKAHYPAEYMAALLTSVGDSKDKMAIYLNECRRMGIRVLPPDVSESIRYFAAVGEDIRFGLGAVRNVGSNVVDGIVAARQDAAFASFHDFLAKVPPHVANKRTVESLIKAGAFDSLGDTRRALLEIHEDAVEQAVLDKRREANGEVGFDFDSLWGDDEPQQAQKVPVRPEWTKKDKLAFEREMLGLYVSDHPLAGLEIPLAKHASIGIHDLLASEDIADGEQVTIAGLVTSVQHRVAKSSGNPYGMITVEDFNGEITVMFMGKTYTEFASLLQADSILAVRGRVSRRDDGMNLHAQSAFAPDLGAMDASGPLTLVIPEQRASETVIADLAAVLARHRGDTEVTLKLHRGGVAKVFEVPHAVSVSADLYGELKGLLGPSCLG; this is encoded by the coding sequence ATGCTCGACGGAGCCGCGAAGATCAGTGCGATGACACAGGCGGCGGCCGAGTACGGGATGCCCGCCATCGCCGTCACCGACCACGGCAACACCTTCGCCGCATTCGAGTTCTACAAGGCGGCGCAGGCCTCGGGAATCAAGCCCATCATCGGGCTCGAGGCGTACGTGACGCCCGGGACCCACCGCAGCGACAAGTCGCGCGTGGCCTGGGGCTCCCCGGACCAGAAGAGCGACGACGTCTCCGGCTCCGGTGCCTACACCCACATGACGATGTGGAGCCAGGACACGGCCGGAATGCACAACCTCTTCCGGCTCAGCTCGCTCTCGAGCATGGAGGGGTACTACTTCAAGCCGCGCATGGACCGCGAGCTGCTGCAGACCTACGGCAAGGGCCTCATCGCCACGACCGGGTGCCCCTCCGGCGAGGTGCAGACGCGCCTGCGGCTCGGACAGTACGACGCGGCGCGGGCGGCGGCGGCCGAGTTCCAGGACATCTTCGGCAAGGAGAACTACTTCGCCGAGATCATGGACCACGGGCTCTCGATCGAGCGCCGCGTCATGACCGATCTCATCCGTCTCGCAAAGGACCTCGACATCCCGCTGGTCGCGACGAACGACTCGCACTACACGCACCAGCACGAGGCCGATGCGCACGAGGCGCTCCTGTGCGTGCAGTCCGGATCGACCCTCGACGACCCGAACCGCTTCAAGTTCGACGGGGACGGCTACTACATCAAGACCGCCGCCGAGATGCGTCAGCTCTTCCGCGACCACCCGGAGGCGTGCGACAACACCCTCCTGATCGCGGAGCGGTGCGAGGTGGAGTTCAACACCTCGGCGAACTACATGCCGCGCTTCCCGGTGCCCGACGGGGAGACCGAGGACAGCTGGCTCATCAAGGAGGTCGAGAAGGGGCTGCACTACCGCTACCCGGACGGCATCCCGGACCGCGTGCGCAAGCAGGCGGAGTACGAGACCGGGATCATCCTGCAGATGGGATTCCCCGGCTACTTCCTCGTCGTCGCCGACTTCATCAACTGGGCCAAGGACAACGGCATCCGAGTCGGTCCGGGCCGCGGCTCGGGCGCCGGCTCCATGGTGGCCTACGCCATGCGCATCACCGACCTCGACCCCCTCGAGCACGGGCTCATCTTCGAGCGCTTCCTCAACCCGGACCGCGTCTCGATGCCCGACTTCGACGTCGACTTCGACGACCGTCGCCGCGGCGAGGTGATCGACTACGTCACCGAGAAGTACGGGTCGGAGCGCGTCGCGCAGATCGTCACCTACGGCACGATCAAGTCCAAGCAGGCGCTGAAGGATGCCGGACGCGTGCTCGGCTTCCCCTTCAGCATGGGGGAGAAGCTCACCAAGGCCATGCCGCCCGCCGTCATGGGCAAGGACATGGAGCTCGGCGGCATGTTCAACCCGGAGCACCCCCGCTACAAGGAGGCGAGCGAGTTCCGCGCGCTCATCGAGAGCGACCCCGAGGCGAAGACGGTGTTCGACCGCGCGCTGGGACTCGAGGGGCTCAAGCGGCAGTGGGGCGTGCACGCCGCGGGCGTCATCATGTCCAGCGAGCCGCTGCTGGACATCATCCCGATCATGCGTCGCGAGCAGGACGGGCAGATCGTCACCCAGTTCGACTATCCGTCGTGCGAGACGCTCGGTCTCATCAAGATGGACTTCCTGGGGCTGCGCAACCTCACGATCATCTCCGACGCCCTCGAGAACATCCGGAGCAACCGCGGCGAGGAGCTCGATCTCGAGCACCTGGCCCTGGACGACCGGGCGGCGTACGACCTGCTCACCCGTGGCGACACGCTGGGAGTGTTCCAGCTCGACGGCGGGCCGATGCGCTCGCTCCTGCGCCTCATGCGTCCCGACAACTTCGAGGACATCTCGGCCGTGATCGCGCTCTACCGCCCCGGGCCGATGGGCGCGAACTCGCACATCAACTACGCGCTGCGCAAGAACGGCCAGCAGCCGATCACCCCGATCCATCCCGAGCTCGAGGAGCCGCTGCGGGACATCCTCGACACCACCTACGGCCTGATCATCTATCAGGAGCAGGTCATGGCGATCGCGCAGAAGGTCGCGGGGTTCTCGCTCGGCCAGGCGGACATCCTCCGCCGGGCGATGGGCAAGAAGAAGAAGTCCGAGCTCGACAAGCAGTACGAGGGCTTCTCGGGCGGCATGAAGGAACGCGGCTTCGGCGAGGGGGCCATCCAGGCGCTGTGGGACATCCTGCTTCCCTTCTCCGACTACGCGTTCAACAAGGCGCACTCGGCCGCCTACGGCCTCGTCTCCTACTGGACCGCGTACCTCAAGGCCCACTATCCCGCCGAGTACATGGCCGCGCTGCTGACGAGCGTCGGCGACTCGAAGGACAAGATGGCGATCTACCTCAACGAGTGCCGTCGCATGGGCATCCGGGTGCTGCCGCCGGACGTCAGCGAGTCGATCCGGTACTTCGCCGCCGTCGGCGAGGACATCCGCTTCGGTCTCGGCGCGGTGCGCAACGTGGGCTCCAACGTCGTCGACGGCATCGTCGCCGCGCGTCAGGACGCGGCGTTCGCCTCGTTCCACGACTTCCTCGCGAAGGTCCCCCCGCACGTCGCGAACAAGCGCACGGTCGAGTCGCTCATCAAGGCGGGCGCCTTCGACTCGCTGGGGGACACGCGTCGGGCGCTGCTGGAGATCCACGAGGATGCGGTCGAGCAGGCCGTGCTCGACAAGCGTCGCGAGGCGAACGGCGAGGTCGGATTCGACTTCGACAGCCTGTGGGGCGACGACGAGCCGCAGCAGGCGCAGAAGGTGCCCGTCCGTCCCGAGTGGACCAAGAAGGACAAGCTCGCCTTCGAACGCGAGATGCTCGGGCTCTACGTGTCCGACCATCCGCTCGCCGGCCTCGAGATCCCGCTCGCCAAACACGCCTCGATCGGCATCCACGACCTGCTCGCCTCCGAGGACATCGCCGATGGTGAGCAGGTGACCATCGCGGGGCTGGTCACGAGCGTGCAGCACCGGGTGGCGAAGTCCAGCGGCAACCCCTACGGCATGATCACGGTCGAGGACTTCAACGGCGAGATCACGGTCATGTTCATGGGCAAGACCTACACGGAGTTCGCCTCCCTGCTGCAGGCCGACTCGATCCTCGCGGTCCGAGGGCGGGTGTCACGCCGCGACGACGGGATGAACCTGCACGCCCAGAGCGCCTTCGCGCCCGATCTCGGAGCGATGGATGCGTCCGGGCCGCTGACCCTCGTCATCCCCGAGCAGCGGGCGAGCGAGACCGTCATCGCGGATCTCGCCGCCGTCCTCGCCCGTCACCGGGGCGACACCGAGGTGACCCTGAAGCTGCACCGCGGCGGAGTGGCGAAGGTCTTCGAAGTGCCGCATGCGGTGTCGGTCTCGGCCGATCTGTACGGCGAGCTGAAGGGCCTGCTCGGTCCGTCGTGCCTCGGGTGA
- the ctaD gene encoding cytochrome c oxidase subunit I: MATTLPLQEHGQARTLPPRQAALLTTSRVEQKGNIIVKWITSTDHKTIGYMYLIASFLFFLLGGVMALLIRAELFEPGMQIIPTKEQYNQLFTMHGTIMLLMFATPLFAGFANAILPLQLGAPDVAFPRLNAFAFWLFLFGSIIAVAGFLTPAGAASFGWFAYQPLASSSFTPGVGGNLWMVGLGISGFGTIFGAVNFITTIITMRAPGMTMWRMPIFSWNTLITSILVLIAFPVLAAAMLAAAADRILGAHIYDPHNGGVLLWQHLFWFFGHPEVYIIALPFFGIVSEIFPVFSRKPIFGYKTLVYATISIAVLSVAVWAHHMYVTGSVLLPFFAFMTMLIAVPTGVKIFNWIGTMWRGSVTFETPIVFSLGFLVSFVFGGLTGVILASPALDFALSDSYFVVAHFHYVVFGTVVFAMFAGFYFWWPKWTGKMLNERLGYVHFWLLFIGFHMTFLIQHWLGVDGMPRRYADYSTFDNWTWENQVSTIGSMVLAVSMIPFMLNVWITARKAPKVTVNDPWGYGGSLEWATSCPPPRHNFTSIPRIRSERPAFDLNHPEAALTVGVGPAKDAPDAPVADVADGEVK, translated from the coding sequence ATGGCGACGACACTTCCGCTGCAGGAGCACGGTCAGGCCCGTACCCTGCCGCCGCGCCAGGCAGCTCTGCTGACCACCTCCCGGGTGGAGCAGAAGGGCAACATCATCGTCAAGTGGATCACCTCCACTGACCACAAGACCATCGGGTACATGTACCTGATCGCCTCGTTCCTGTTCTTCCTGCTCGGCGGCGTGATGGCGCTCCTGATCCGCGCGGAGCTCTTCGAGCCCGGCATGCAGATCATCCCGACGAAGGAGCAGTACAACCAGCTGTTCACGATGCACGGCACGATCATGCTGCTGATGTTCGCGACGCCGCTGTTCGCGGGCTTCGCGAACGCGATCCTGCCGCTGCAGCTGGGTGCCCCCGACGTCGCCTTCCCGCGTCTGAACGCTTTCGCCTTCTGGCTGTTCCTCTTCGGCTCGATCATCGCGGTCGCGGGCTTCCTCACCCCGGCCGGCGCGGCGTCCTTCGGATGGTTCGCGTATCAGCCGCTCGCGAGCTCCTCGTTCACGCCCGGGGTCGGCGGGAACCTCTGGATGGTCGGCCTGGGCATCAGCGGCTTCGGAACGATCTTCGGTGCCGTGAACTTCATCACGACGATCATCACGATGCGCGCTCCCGGCATGACCATGTGGCGGATGCCGATCTTCTCCTGGAACACGCTGATCACCAGCATCCTGGTGCTCATCGCGTTCCCCGTTCTGGCCGCCGCCATGCTGGCCGCCGCGGCGGACCGCATCCTCGGCGCGCACATCTACGACCCGCACAACGGCGGTGTCCTCCTCTGGCAGCACCTGTTCTGGTTCTTCGGCCACCCCGAGGTGTACATCATCGCCCTGCCCTTCTTCGGCATCGTGTCGGAGATCTTCCCGGTCTTCAGCCGCAAGCCGATCTTCGGCTACAAGACGCTCGTGTACGCGACGATCTCGATCGCGGTCCTGTCGGTGGCCGTCTGGGCGCACCACATGTACGTCACGGGATCGGTGCTGCTGCCGTTCTTCGCCTTCATGACGATGCTGATCGCGGTGCCCACGGGCGTGAAGATCTTCAACTGGATCGGAACCATGTGGCGGGGCTCGGTGACGTTCGAGACGCCGATCGTGTTCTCGCTCGGGTTCCTCGTCTCGTTCGTCTTCGGCGGCCTGACCGGTGTCATCCTGGCTTCGCCGGCGCTCGACTTCGCTCTGTCGGACTCGTACTTCGTGGTCGCGCACTTCCACTACGTGGTCTTCGGAACCGTCGTGTTCGCGATGTTCGCCGGCTTCTACTTCTGGTGGCCGAAGTGGACCGGCAAGATGCTCAACGAGCGTCTGGGCTACGTGCACTTCTGGCTGCTGTTCATCGGCTTCCACATGACGTTCCTGATCCAGCACTGGCTGGGTGTCGACGGCATGCCCCGCCGGTACGCCGACTACTCGACGTTCGACAACTGGACCTGGGAGAACCAGGTGTCCACGATCGGCTCGATGGTCCTCGCGGTCTCGATGATCCCGTTCATGCTGAACGTCTGGATCACCGCGCGCAAGGCGCCCAAGGTCACGGTCAACGACCCCTGGGGCTACGGCGGCTCGCTCGAGTGGGCGACCAGCTGCCCGCCGCCGCGTCACAACTTCACGTCCATCCCGCGCATCCGCAGCGAGCGCCCCGCGTTCGATCTGAACCACCCCGAGGCCGCCCT
- the coxB gene encoding cytochrome c oxidase subunit II gives MPSKRRLRLAVLPIGVVTAIILAGCTPSQLHGFLPGFTEDGQAATNHTDMVSGLWVNSWIVLLVVGIVTWGLMLWAMVVYRRRKGQTGLPVQLRYNMPIEIFYTVVPLILVLGFFAFTARDQTILQAEDPNPDVSITAIGKQWAWDFQYTGDTNSDTVWTMGTQAQTDAAGNVDQAALPTLYLPVDKSVKISLKSRDVIHSFWIIDFLYKKDMFIGKDNSWSFTPTREGTYAGKCAELCGEYHSMMLFNVKVVSDEDYKLYLDSLRSKGQTGPIEDAYDRLANLPGTGATNNKDGE, from the coding sequence GTGCCTTCGAAACGTCGACTGCGCCTCGCTGTCCTCCCCATCGGGGTCGTGACCGCGATCATCCTCGCCGGTTGCACCCCCTCGCAGTTGCACGGGTTCCTCCCGGGATTCACCGAGGACGGCCAGGCGGCGACCAACCACACCGACATGGTGTCCGGTCTGTGGGTCAACTCCTGGATCGTGCTCCTCGTGGTCGGCATCGTCACCTGGGGCCTGATGCTCTGGGCGATGGTCGTCTACCGCCGCCGCAAGGGCCAGACCGGCCTGCCGGTGCAGCTGCGCTACAACATGCCGATCGAGATCTTCTACACGGTCGTGCCGCTCATCCTCGTCCTCGGCTTCTTCGCCTTCACGGCGCGCGACCAGACGATCCTGCAGGCGGAGGACCCGAACCCGGACGTCTCGATCACCGCGATCGGCAAGCAGTGGGCCTGGGACTTCCAGTACACGGGCGACACGAACTCCGACACCGTGTGGACCATGGGCACCCAGGCGCAGACGGATGCGGCGGGCAACGTCGACCAGGCCGCCCTGCCGACCCTGTACCTGCCCGTGGACAAGTCGGTCAAGATCTCGCTGAAGTCCCGCGACGTCATCCACTCGTTCTGGATCATCGACTTCCTCTACAAGAAGGACATGTTCATCGGCAAGGACAACTCGTGGTCGTTCACCCCGACCCGCGAGGGAACCTACGCCGGAAAGTGTGCGGAGCTCTGTGGCGAGTACCACTCGATGATGCTCTTCAACGTCAAGGTCGTCAGCGACGAGGACTACAAGCTCTACCTCGACAGCCTGCGCAGCAAGGGTCAGACCGGGCCGATCGAGGACGCCTACGACCGGCTGGCCAACCTGCCCGGCACCGGGGCCACGAACAACAAGGACGGTGAGTGA